In bacterium, a single genomic region encodes these proteins:
- a CDS encoding DinB family protein, with protein sequence MTPEEMFDRAADSSKKDRRSLIAFLEPFSDAQAEWKPPDGEWSIAEAVEHILLTDEWVRGHMAGALREAEGKGEWDTAPPEIRKFSGEQLRRREQGFIAAPDHLLPRGGQKLSEMRGRLLASREAVLDALRPFRARDMSRLVLRPSRYGDQNVYDRIEYTGIHDYLHHEQMERLVRLDGFPKEGESQKQG encoded by the coding sequence ATGACGCCTGAGGAAATGTTCGACCGTGCCGCGGATTCATCGAAGAAGGATCGGAGGAGCCTCATCGCCTTTCTTGAGCCCTTCTCCGACGCGCAGGCCGAATGGAAACCCCCCGATGGGGAATGGTCCATCGCGGAGGCCGTCGAGCACATCCTTCTGACGGACGAATGGGTGCGGGGGCACATGGCGGGGGCGCTGAGAGAGGCCGAGGGCAAGGGGGAATGGGACACCGCGCCGCCGGAGATTCGAAAATTTTCGGGCGAACAGCTTCGCCGCAGGGAGCAGGGCTTCATCGCCGCGCCGGATCATCTCCTCCCCCGCGGGGGCCAGAAACTCTCCGAGATGCGCGGGAGGCTCCTCGCAAGCCGGGAAGCCGTCCTTGATGCGCTGCGCCCCTTCCGGGCCCGCGACATGAGCCGGCTCGTCCTGCGCCCTTCCCGCTACGGCGATCAGAACGTCTACGACCGCATTGAGTACACCGGTATTCATGACTATCTGCATCACGAGCAGATGGAACGGCTGGTGCGCCTGGATGGATTTCCGAAGGAAGGTGAATCGCAGAAGCAGGGGTGA
- a CDS encoding outer membrane beta-barrel protein has product MRRFGLRRFSIYLLFFLLAYPVTSALGATPTPGSDADFKRWIVRVRGIYVNPQESSSSIRPDLLTSKLGVSDDTVPEVDITYMLTKHLGLELIAAYTENDLVGNGGISGLGVVGRTKLLPPTLTLQCHPFPDSKIRPYVGVGVNYTLFFDERSTPSLEGTLGKTSINLDPSWGIAFQGGVDIELGKGWFLNFDLKYIDIDTDGTLKSGATKRRVDVDIDPLIIGVGIGFRF; this is encoded by the coding sequence ATGCGAAGATTCGGCCTTCGGCGGTTTTCTATTTACCTGTTGTTTTTTCTCCTCGCCTATCCCGTCACATCCGCCCTGGGCGCAACCCCGACGCCGGGGAGCGACGCCGATTTCAAGCGATGGATCGTTCGCGTCCGGGGGATTTACGTCAACCCGCAGGAGAGCAGCAGCAGCATTCGCCCCGATCTCCTGACCTCAAAGCTCGGGGTGAGCGACGATACCGTTCCCGAGGTGGACATCACCTACATGCTCACCAAGCATCTGGGCCTGGAACTCATCGCCGCCTACACGGAGAACGATCTGGTCGGAAACGGCGGGATCTCGGGGCTCGGCGTCGTCGGGCGGACGAAGCTGCTTCCCCCGACGCTCACCCTTCAGTGCCATCCTTTTCCGGATTCGAAGATCCGGCCCTACGTCGGCGTCGGCGTGAACTACACGCTCTTTTTCGATGAAAGGTCCACGCCCTCTCTCGAGGGGACGCTCGGAAAGACGTCGATCAATCTGGACCCCTCCTGGGGAATCGCCTTTCAGGGAGGCGTTGACATCGAACTTGGCAAGGGCTGGTTTCTGAATTTCGATCTCAAATACATCGACATTGATACCGACGGGACTCTCAAGTCCGGCGCCACGAAGAGAAGGGTGGATGTGGACATCGATCCGCTCATCATCGGTGTCGGCATCGGTTTCCGGTTCTAG